The Candidatus Methylomirabilota bacterium DNA segment TCGGGCCGGGTGGGTGGGCGCGGCGGCAAAAGCCGCCGCCCGGAAGCTGTTCCATGCATGCCGGGCAGCAGCGAGGGCTCGCCATGTGCTCCGAAGATCCGCTACGACCGGAGCAGGTCCTTGGCCCCCGAGCCTCCGCTCTTGACGAGCTCGAGCATGCCGGTCTTGAGGTTCGCCTTGACGAGCCCGAGGGCCGGGATCTGGTCTGACACCCAGACCGTTCCGTCCGCCCAGGAGCCGCGCGTGGCCGCGAAGGTTCCCGCCGGCACCGTCACGCTCTCCTTGGCGCCCCCTTTCAGGGCCGCCTCCCGGAGCGGACGGAAGCCGCTCTCCGGGGTCTCGATCACGCCCTTCGGCCGCTGGATCACGCTGCGGAGGGCCTTGCCCGTGGCCCGCTCCACCTGAGTCTGCGTGACCGAGAGCGGGGTCCCGTCCGCGGTTTGCTGGGTGACGATCTGAAGCGTGTAGGTCCTGGCGTCGCCCCGCACGATCGAGTAGGTGACGAAGATCGGGGCCGGGGGCGCGGTCTCCTTGGCGATCGACCAGCTGACCTGTCCCCCCTGGCCTTCCTGGCGGACGAGAACGGGTACCTCCTCGGTCACCGAGGAGGTCCAGCGGTACGTCGCCCACGTGCCCACCGTGGGGCCGGTGGCGGTCGCGGCCACGGCCCCGACCGCGAGCGTCGCCAGGAGAAGCGCGACGAGACCCCAGCGGCCGGCGGCAGCTCCAAGAGCGCGTCGTGCATGCGTCGTCATCGGCCGGTCCTCACGACAAAGTGCGCCCGGCGGTTGAGGGCCCAGGCGAGCTCGTTGTGACTCGGGTCGAGGGGGCGCTCCTCGCCGAACGAGATCACGTCGATGCGGTTCGGATCGACCCCGAGGGACACCAGGTAGTCCTTGGCCGTCTGCGCGCGGCGCTGGCCGAGCGCCAGGTTGTATTCGGTCGTGCCGCGTTCGTCGGCGTGGCCCTCGATGAGCACGTTGTAGGTCGGGTTCGCTTTCAAGGCCTGCGCCAGATCTTCGAGGTGGCGCCGGGCATCGTCGGTCAGATCGTAGCGATCGAACTCGAAGTGGAGGTCGCTGATGGCCGAGCGCACCGGCGCCGGGAGGGCGGACG contains these protein-coding regions:
- the pal gene encoding peptidoglycan-associated lipoprotein Pal, with translation MRSAISDLHFEFDRYDLTDDARRHLEDLAQALKANPTYNVLIEGHADERGTTEYNLALGQRRAQTAKDYLVSLGVDPNRIDVISFGEERPLDPSHNELAWALNRRAHFVVRTGR